Proteins found in one Brachypodium distachyon strain Bd21 chromosome 5, Brachypodium_distachyon_v3.0, whole genome shotgun sequence genomic segment:
- the LOC100845872 gene encoding primary amine oxidase → MDHSTSLLRLTFFLLGASLLVLVVRSAFRLPIDASLFDDAAGSCTRFSPWACRQQPSKPSKPPSHDHNSDVPRHPLDPLTVTEINLAAALLRAHPPFSESPSSLIIHSLALDEPEKPLVRAWQKANKAGLNTPLPARRVVAVVRFHGESHVLSIDLGPNGAIEALPVPASGYPTMTMDEQVALCAAPFADPAFNASIARRGVRITDVACLPISSGWYGPDEEGRRVIKVQCFSMEGTANFYMRPIEGLTLVLDMDTREVVHISDRGAGIPVPDAKNTDYRVHAGTGDDAKKKKRGAAQQASMEELGFEVKGHKVKWGGWEMHVKADARAGMVVSMAEVQGREVMYKGMASELFVPYMDPTEAWYFKTYMDAGEYGFGLQAMPLVPLNDCPRNAAYLDGVFVAGDGKPYVKENIICVFERYAGDVAWRHSEGPISGMDIRESRAKVTLVARMAASVANYDYIMDWEFQMDGLIRIKVGLSGILMVKGTPYSHMNQVRRNEEMYGTLLSENVIGVIHDHYVTFRLDMDVDGADNSFVKVEMARHNTAPGESPRKSYLKATRHVASTEKDAQVRLKLYEPSEFHLVNPTKKTRVGNPVGYKIVPGGTAASLLAPDDPAQKRGAFTNNQIWVTPYNKSEEWAGGLFVYQSKGEDTLATWSERDRPIENKDLVVWYTLGFHHVPCQEDFPIMPTVSASFDLKPVNFFESNPILKQRPVKENDLPVCAAASAAAA, encoded by the exons ATGGATCACTCgacctccctcctccggctcaccttcttcctcctcggcgcgtctctcctcgtcctcgtcgtccgcTCCGCCTTCCGCCTGCCCATCGACGCATCCCTCTTcgacgacgccgccggcaGCTGCACCCGCTTCTCCCCATGGGCCTGCCGCCAACAACCATCGAAGCCATCAAAGCCACCTTCCCACGACCACAACTCCGACGTGCCGCGCCACCCGCTAGACCCGCTCACGGTCACCGAAAtcaacctcgccgccgcgctcctccgcgCCCACCCGCCCTTCTCCGAGTCCCCATCCTCCCTCATCATCCACTCCCTCGCCCTCGACGAGCCCGAGAAGCCCCTCGTCCGCGCCTGGCAAAAGGCCAACAAAGCTGGCCTCAACACGCCGCTCCCCGCGCGCCGTGTCGTGGCCGTGGTCCGCTTCCATGGCGAGTCCCACGTGCTCTCCATCGACCTTGGCCCCAACGGCGCCATCGAGGCTCTCCCCGTCCCGGCGTCCGGGTACCCGACGATGACCATGGACGAGCAGGTGGCGCTCTGCGCCGCGCCGTTCGCGGACCCGGCCTTCAACGCCTCCATCGCGCGCCGCGGGGTCCGGATAACCGATGTCGCGTGCCTGCCGATTTCCTCCGGCTGGTACGGGCCCGACGAGGAAGGCCGGCGGGTGATCAAGGTGCAGTGCTTCTCCATGGAAGGCACGGCCAACTTCTACATGCGGCCCATCGAAGGGCTCACGCTCGTCCTCGACATGGACACCCGGGAAGTCGTGCACATCTCCGACCGCGGCGCCGGCATCCCTGTCCCCGACGCCAAGAACACCGACTACAGAGTGCACGCCGGAACCGGTGACgatgcaaagaagaagaagcgtgGAGCGGCACAACAGGCTTCAATGGAGGAGCTTGGATTCGAGGTGAAAGGGCACAAGGTGAAGTGGGGCGGATGGGAGATGCACGTGAAGGCGGACGCTAGGGCGGGGATGGTGGTGTCCATGGCGGAAGTGCAAGGGCGGGAGGTCATGTACAAGGGCATGGCGTCCGAGCTCTTCGTCCCCTACATGGATCCCACCGAGGCTTGGTACTTCAAGACGTACATGGACGCCGGCGAGTACGGCTTCGGGCTGCAGGCCATGCCGCTCGTGCCGCTCAACGACTGCCCGAGGAACGCGGCGTACTTGGACGgcgtcttcgtcgccggcgacgggaAGCCCTACGTCAAGGAGAACATCATCTGCGTCTTCGAGCGCTACGCCGGCGACGTCGCCTGGCGACACTCCGAGGGGCCCATCTCCGGCATGGAC ATAAGGGAGTCGCGGGCGAAGGTGACGTTGGTGGCGCGGATGGCTGCGTCGGTTGCCAATTACGACTACATCATGGACTGGGAGTTCCAAATGGACGGCCTCATACGCATCAAG GTTGGCCTTAGCGGGATCCTGATGGTGAAGGGCACGCCCTACTCCCACATGAACCAGGTCCGACGGAACGAGGAGATGTATGGCACCCTGCTCTCCGAGAACGTCATCGGCGTTATCCACGACCACTACGTCACCTTCCGCCTCGACATGGACGTCGACGGCGCCGACAACTCTTTCGTCAAGGTGGAGATGGCCCGCCATAACACTGCTCCGGGCGAGTCCCCTCGGAAGAGCTACCTCAAGGCCACCCGACACGTCGCGAGCACAGAGAAGGATGCTCAGGTCCGTTTGAAACTTTACGAGCCGTCAGAGTTCCACCTCGTTAACCCGACGAAGAAGACACGTGTGGGGAACCCGGTAGGCTATAAGATCGTCCCAGGCGGCACTGCCGCCAGCTTGCTGGCCCCCGACGACCCGGCACAAAAGAGGGGTGCATTCACAAACAATCAG ATTTGGGTCACGCCGTACAACAAAAGCGAGGAATGGGCTGGTGGCCTGTTTGTATACCAGAGCAAAGGGGAGGACACGCTGGCTACATGGTCGGAGAG GGACCGTCCGATCGAGAACAAGGACCTGGTGGTGTGGTACACGCTGGGGTTCCACCACGTCCCGTGCCAGGAGGACTTCCCCATCATGCCCACCGTCTCGGCCAGCTTCGACCTCAAGCCAGTCAACTTCTTCGAGAGCAACCCTATCCTGAAGCAACGGCCTGTCAAGGAAAACGATCTGCCCGTCTGCGCTGCAGCCTCTGCCGCTGCAGCCTGA